A window of the bacterium genome harbors these coding sequences:
- the efp gene encoding elongation factor P, with protein sequence MADTSDFRNGMVLNYKNSLWAIVDFQHVKPGKGSAFVRTKLKNVATGKVVEDTFRSGEKFEEVRLERRDFQFLYVDGEFLTFMSLETFEQISLPRDTLGDVAKYVKESETVSMLLRDGVPVTVEAPNTVELKVAQTDPGLRGDTAQGASKPATLETGLVVQVPLFIEEGEILKIDTRTGKYLGRV encoded by the coding sequence TTGGCAGACACGAGCGATTTTCGCAACGGCATGGTCCTGAACTACAAGAACAGTCTGTGGGCCATCGTCGATTTCCAGCACGTCAAGCCGGGCAAGGGCTCTGCCTTCGTGCGCACGAAGCTGAAGAACGTCGCCACCGGGAAGGTCGTCGAGGACACCTTCCGCTCCGGGGAGAAGTTCGAGGAGGTCCGGCTCGAACGTCGCGACTTCCAGTTCCTCTACGTGGACGGCGAGTTCCTGACCTTCATGAGCCTCGAGACCTTCGAGCAGATCTCGCTGCCCCGGGACACGCTGGGCGACGTGGCCAAGTACGTCAAGGAGAGCGAGACCGTCAGCATGCTGCTGCGCGACGGCGTGCCGGTGACCGTCGAGGCGCCCAACACCGTCGAACTGAAGGTGGCCCAGACCGATCCCGGACTGCGCGGCGACACCGCCCAGGGCGCCTCCAAGCCGGCGACCCTGGAGACGGGGCTCGTCGTCCAGGTGCCGCTGTTCATCGAGGAGGGCGAGATCCTCAAGATCGACACCCGCACGGGCAAGTACCTCGGGCGCGTCTGA
- the accB gene encoding acetyl-CoA carboxylase biotin carboxyl carrier protein gives MDLNKVRELVKLVEDSRIDELEVIDKDTTIRIQKHAAPSAHVAYAASLPPAPALPQAPAETAAPAAPAANPERAKWREIRSPIVGTLYRASSPDAPNFVNAGDAIKPGQTLCIIEAMKVMNEIEAEFGGTIKEILVENATPVEAEAILFLVDPA, from the coding sequence ATGGATCTCAACAAGGTGCGCGAGCTGGTCAAGCTGGTCGAGGACAGCCGCATCGACGAACTCGAAGTGATCGACAAGGACACGACCATCCGCATCCAGAAGCACGCGGCGCCGTCGGCCCATGTGGCCTACGCCGCCTCGCTGCCCCCGGCCCCGGCCCTGCCGCAGGCGCCCGCGGAGACGGCGGCCCCGGCCGCTCCCGCCGCCAATCCCGAACGGGCGAAATGGCGCGAGATCCGCTCGCCCATCGTCGGCACCCTCTACCGGGCCTCGTCGCCCGACGCGCCGAACTTCGTCAACGCGGGCGACGCCATCAAGCCGGGCCAGACCCTGTGCATCATCGAAGCCATGAAGGTCATGAACGAGATCGAGGCGGAATTCGGCGGGACCATCAAGGAGATCCTGGTCGAGAACGCCACGCCGGTGGAAGCCGAGGCGATCCTGTTCCTCGTGGACCCCGCCTGA